In Castanea sativa cultivar Marrone di Chiusa Pesio chromosome 6, ASM4071231v1, a single window of DNA contains:
- the LOC142639793 gene encoding uncharacterized protein LOC142639793 produces MEVDSASLNHIDAVINKGKADAWRFTGIYGFPKACRKAETWELLRGLIQKFSLPWICAGDFNEILRNHEKVGGAPRRQSEMNSFRDIVDECGFVDLGFVGHKFTWRGRRPGGVVLERLDHAFASNSWLEKNPATRVQHIRAHLSDQNPIIIKPEGIIACRNKLFRFEQMWLKEDGCGDTVKAVWEDGSAVNSMQLVAQKIEKCGIRYKRNKIHELKNNDNEWCTSDNLIAEIVVRFYESLFTSSQPSDMQTVLEAIEPKVIMDNILMAFETLHYMKHHQLGKTCFMALKLDMSKAYNQVEWGFMEGLLQKMGFHERWIALMMECITTVSYSEKNGFYAWRSILKGREVIMRGMRWRIGDGNSVRIYHDKWLPATEHGRVFSPVSNSNSEALVSTLIDHETCSWREAEVDRLFLPMEASIIKAIPLSFSNRCDTIFWPRNHDEVYFVKSGYKLLMEMECGNGAASSSSSMGAMKSTWNGIWKLEVPNRIRLLLWRAGNDSLPTRVNLAGCKMSTETTCSLCNLEPEDTLHALWKCPLLSTIWQVAFADLVADTNNVSDFLNIIQRAQQDRSHFGLFAWTTSLI; encoded by the exons ATGGAGGTTGACTCGGCTTCGCTTAACCATATCGACGCAGTCATTAATAAAGGTAAGGCTGATGCATGGAGATTCACAGGCATATATGGTTTTCCTAAAGCTTGCAGAAAAGCTGAGACTTGGGAGCTGTTGAGAGGTTTGATCCAAAAATTTAGCTTACCTTGGATTTGCGCtggagattttaatgaaatactTAGAAATCATGAGAAAGTTGGTGGAGCACCAAGGAGGCAATCTGAGATGAACTCTTTCCGTGACATAGTCGATGAGTGCGGGTTTGTGGACTTGGGGTTTGTTGGTCACAAATTCACGTGGAGAGGAAGAAGACCAGGTGGTGTTGTATTAGAGAGACTTGACCATGCTTTTGCAAGTAATTCTTGGCTGGAAAAGAATCCAGCAACTAGAGTACAACACATTAGAGCCCACTTGTCGGATCAAAATCCTATCATCATTAAACCGGAAGGTATAATAGCATGCCGAAATAAACTGTTTCGCTTTGAACAAATGTGGTTGAAAGAGGATGGTTGTGGTGATACTGTCAAGGCGGTTTGGGAAGATGGTTCGGCTGTCAATTCCATGCAGCTGGTGGCTCAAAAAATTGAGAAGTGTGGGATTCG GTACAAGAGGAATAAAATCCATGAACTAAAAAACAATGACAATGAATGGTGTACTTCAGACAACCTAATTGCAGAAATAGTAGTCAGATTCTATGAGTCTTTATTCACTTCTTCGCAACCTTCAGATATGCAAACGGTGCTTGAGGCAATTGAACCCAAG GTTATTATGGATAATATTTTGATGGCTTTTGAAACTCTCCATTATATGAAACATCACCAATTGGGCAAAACATGCTTTATGGCTTTGAAACTTGACATGAGCAAGGCTTATAATCAAGTGGAGTGGGGTTTCATGGAAGGGTTGCTACAGAAGATGGGCTTTCATGAGAGATGGATTGCTCTGATGATGGAGTGCATTACCACTGTTTCTTACTCG GAAAAAAATGGCTTCTATGCTTGGAGGAGTATACTCAAAGGGCGTGAAGTCATTATGAGGGGTATGAGATGGAGGATTGGTGATGGAAACTCAGTCCGGATATATCATGATAAATGGTTACCAGCTACTGAACATGGAAGAGTCTTTTCTCCCGTTTCGAACAGCAACTCAGAGGCTTTGGTGTCAACTCTGATTGACCATGAGACGTGCAGCTGGAGAGAGGCAGAGGTTGATAGATTATTTTTGCCTATGGAAGCTTCAATCATTAAAGCTATTCCCTTGAGTTTCTCTAACAGGTGTGACACAATTTTCTGGCCGAGGAACCATGATGAGGTCTATTTTGTCAAGTCCGGATATAAGCTGCTCATGGAAATGGAGTGTGGGAATGGAGCAGCTTCTAGTTCATCTTCTATGGGTGCAATGAAGAGCACTTGGAATGGAATTTGGAAGTTAGAGGTCCCAAACCGTATAAGATTGCTCTTGTGGCGTGCTGGGAATGACTCACTACCTACAAGAGTCAACCTGGCCGGCTGCAAGATGTCCACAGAGACCACATGCTCCCTTTGCAATCTGGAACCCGAAGATACATTACATGCCCTCTGGAAGTGTCCACTTTTATCCACGATTTGGCAGGTGGCTTTTGCTGATTTGGTTGCTGATACTAACAATGTTTCTGATTTTTTGAACATTATTCAGCGTGCACAACAGGATAGGTCCCACTTCGGTCTGTTTGCATGGACGACTTCTCTGATCTAG